In a genomic window of Bradyrhizobium ontarionense:
- a CDS encoding Bug family tripartite tricarboxylate transporter substrate binding protein: MTKDTTITRRALLQCAALSSVAAISPAAAFAAADAPYPSRPVTWVIPFAPGGATGRLSLLICERLSLRLGQPFVLEHRPGAGGNVATRSVASAAPDGYTILATSTANVINASRDPAPTTAEGNDDLVPVAGLARMPLLLLVSRQLPVKTLPEFLAHARANPGKLTVGSAGPGTVQLLSADLFRTLGGITWSVVHYRGSGPALTDLASGHIHAMFDNTAAAVDLIRSGKVRALAVSTRERAAAFPELPPVADVLPSFETSGFYGVAAPHGTPQAIVDLLNREINAALADAEINRHFAELGATPITGDSGVYAATYRAEVMHWRKLVAAQASPTR, from the coding sequence ATGACCAAGGACACGACGATCACACGACGTGCGCTGCTGCAATGCGCCGCCTTGAGCAGCGTTGCGGCGATATCTCCAGCCGCGGCGTTCGCCGCGGCCGATGCGCCCTACCCGTCCAGGCCCGTGACCTGGGTCATTCCGTTTGCCCCGGGCGGCGCCACCGGCCGCCTGTCGCTCCTGATCTGCGAGCGGCTCTCGCTGCGGCTGGGCCAGCCTTTCGTGCTCGAACACCGGCCCGGCGCCGGCGGCAATGTCGCCACAAGGAGCGTCGCGAGCGCCGCACCGGACGGCTACACGATCCTCGCCACCTCGACCGCCAACGTCATCAACGCCTCGCGCGATCCGGCGCCGACCACCGCAGAGGGCAACGACGATCTGGTCCCGGTCGCCGGGCTTGCGCGCATGCCGTTGCTGCTCCTGGTCAGCAGGCAATTGCCGGTCAAGACGCTGCCCGAGTTCCTGGCCCATGCCAGGGCCAATCCGGGCAAGCTCACCGTCGGCTCGGCCGGACCGGGCACGGTCCAGCTGCTGTCGGCCGACCTGTTCCGGACCCTCGGCGGGATCACCTGGTCCGTGGTGCACTATCGCGGCTCGGGTCCGGCCCTCACCGACCTCGCGTCGGGCCACATCCACGCCATGTTCGACAACACGGCCGCCGCGGTCGACCTCATTCGCAGCGGCAAGGTTCGGGCGCTCGCCGTCTCGACCCGCGAGCGCGCTGCGGCCTTCCCCGAGCTGCCGCCGGTCGCCGACGTCCTGCCGAGCTTCGAGACGTCCGGCTTCTACGGCGTCGCCGCGCCGCACGGCACGCCACAGGCGATCGTCGATCTGCTCAACCGCGAGATCAACGCGGCACTGGCCGATGCCGAGATCAACAGGCACTTCGCCGAACTCGGCGCCACGCCGATCACCGGAGACAGCGGCGTCTACGCGGCGACCTACCGGGCCGAGGTCATGCACTGGCGCAAGCTCGTCGCCGCGCAGGCGAGCCCGACCAGATAG
- a CDS encoding long-chain-acyl-CoA synthetase — protein sequence MNSERADRSAEPITPGPRPSTAKIWLKAIELTSGIEAEPARLFADIVDEWAVRQPERPALISDRETFTYRELAARINQYARWALAGGIGRGDTVALMVPSRPDYLAAWLGISRVGGVVALINTNLVGSSLAHCINVARPSHLIVSGEFREAYASADPPISGAPRVWTHDGGELEAALAATDTHALTPAERPAITINDRALLIYTSGTTGLPKAASISHRRILNWGGWFAGLTAAGPDDRLYDCLPVYHSVGGIVAPCSMLRAGGAAVLAEKFSARNFWRDITRHDCTLVQYIGELCRYLLAAPPSDFDRAHRLRLACGNGLRGDIWDAFQSRFAIPQVLEFYAATEGNFSLYNVEGRVGSIGRVPSLLAHRFPADIIRLDADRCAPLRGPDGLCLPCARGEIGEAVGRIGKADEGGGRFEGYTDGAETEKKILRDVFAKGDAWFRTGDLMRRDEQGFFYFVDRVGDTFRWKGENVATSEVNEAILQCPGVVEASTYGVAVPGADGRAGMAALVVDEEFDRDVLSAELARRLPVYAQPVALRITSSLQATETFKQKKQELMRDGFDPSVVCEPLYMRDATGAYRALDRDLYARIAAGEVRL from the coding sequence ATGAACTCCGAGCGCGCGGACCGATCTGCGGAACCCATCACGCCCGGTCCCAGGCCGTCGACGGCGAAGATCTGGCTGAAGGCGATCGAGCTGACCTCGGGCATCGAGGCGGAGCCCGCAAGGTTGTTTGCCGACATCGTGGACGAGTGGGCCGTGCGGCAGCCCGAACGGCCGGCGCTGATCTCCGATCGCGAGACCTTCACCTATCGCGAGCTTGCGGCCCGCATCAACCAATATGCCCGCTGGGCGCTGGCGGGCGGCATCGGTCGCGGCGATACGGTGGCCCTGATGGTGCCGAGCCGGCCCGACTATCTCGCGGCGTGGCTCGGGATCAGCCGCGTCGGCGGCGTCGTGGCGCTCATCAACACCAACCTGGTAGGTTCATCGCTCGCCCATTGCATCAATGTCGCACGGCCGTCCCACCTCATCGTCTCGGGAGAATTCCGCGAAGCCTATGCGAGTGCAGATCCGCCGATCTCAGGCGCTCCGCGCGTATGGACCCACGACGGTGGCGAACTGGAGGCGGCGCTCGCTGCGACGGACACGCATGCACTCACGCCGGCCGAGCGTCCCGCGATCACCATCAACGACCGCGCCTTGCTGATCTACACGTCCGGCACCACGGGCCTGCCGAAGGCCGCCAGCATCAGCCATCGCCGCATCCTGAACTGGGGCGGCTGGTTCGCCGGGCTCACCGCCGCCGGTCCCGATGATCGCCTTTACGACTGCCTGCCGGTCTATCATTCCGTCGGCGGTATCGTCGCGCCCTGCAGCATGCTGCGCGCCGGTGGCGCGGCGGTGCTGGCGGAAAAGTTCTCGGCCCGGAATTTCTGGCGCGACATCACCCGTCACGACTGCACGCTGGTCCAGTATATCGGCGAGCTCTGCCGCTATCTGCTGGCGGCTCCGCCGTCCGACTTCGACCGCGCGCATCGGCTGCGGCTCGCCTGCGGCAACGGCCTGCGCGGCGACATATGGGACGCATTCCAGTCGCGTTTTGCCATCCCGCAGGTGCTGGAATTCTACGCCGCGACGGAAGGCAATTTCTCGCTCTACAACGTCGAGGGACGCGTCGGCTCGATCGGCCGCGTGCCGTCGCTGCTCGCGCACCGGTTTCCGGCTGATATCATCAGGCTCGATGCCGACCGGTGTGCGCCGCTGCGTGGGCCCGACGGCCTCTGCCTGCCATGCGCGCGTGGCGAGATCGGCGAGGCGGTGGGACGGATCGGAAAGGCGGACGAAGGCGGCGGCCGCTTCGAGGGCTATACTGACGGGGCCGAGACCGAGAAGAAGATCCTGCGCGACGTCTTCGCCAAGGGCGATGCCTGGTTCCGCACCGGCGACCTGATGCGCAGGGACGAGCAGGGCTTCTTCTACTTCGTCGATCGCGTCGGCGACACCTTCCGCTGGAAGGGCGAGAACGTTGCGACCAGCGAAGTGAATGAAGCGATCCTGCAATGTCCGGGCGTTGTGGAAGCCTCGACTTACGGCGTGGCCGTGCCCGGTGCAGACGGGCGCGCCGGCATGGCCGCGCTGGTGGTCGATGAGGAGTTCGATCGTGATGTGCTGTCGGCCGAGCTTGCCCGCCGCCTGCCGGTCTATGCACAGCCGGTGGCGCTGCGCATTACGTCGTCGCTGCAGGCCACGGAGACCTTCAAGCAGAAGAAGCAGGAATTGATGCGTGACGGCTTCGATCCGTCGGTCGTGTGCGAGCCGCTCTACATGCGAGATGCGACCGGCGCCTACCGCGCGCTCGATCGTGATCTCTATGCGCGGATCGCGGCTGGCGAGGTCCGTTTGTAG
- a CDS encoding acyl carrier protein produces the protein MSVRLRIIAAIKQIAEEQKVKLPPLTDELTLHETGFDSLAFAILVARLEDDLGVDPFTLSEEVTFPNTIGDFIGAYENVPA, from the coding sequence ATGTCGGTACGGTTAAGAATCATTGCGGCGATCAAGCAGATCGCGGAGGAGCAGAAGGTCAAGCTGCCGCCGCTCACGGACGAATTGACGCTGCACGAGACCGGCTTCGACTCGCTCGCTTTCGCCATCCTGGTCGCCCGCCTGGAGGATGATCTCGGCGTGGATCCGTTCACGCTGTCCGAGGAAGTGACCTTCCCCAACACGATAGGTGATTTCATCGGGGCCTATGAGAATGTCCCCGCGTGA
- a CDS encoding class I adenylate-forming enzyme family protein, producing MSPREVFALRDHLGTALTERSISDPRHVVSLAQLATDSCLGGRSGELDGRSVLLATSGQLLAGLALIEIDGVARRMLLCPPDLKPEHLASIIADAGIDAVVTDEPQRFAECGVDLVITVGLPQPSTATGQTVRATEWLMLTSGTSGVPKIVGHTLDGLCGAIVGDSPAPGEAIPVWATFYDIRRYGGLQIFLRAIVGGGSMVLSDPGEALADHIARLAARGVTHISGTPSHWRKLLMSGSIEGFRPRYVRLSGEIADQAVLDGLKRAFPDASIGHAYASTEAGVGFAVNDGLEGFPATLLGEGRGAVDMKVVDGSLRIRSKRAAHAYVGRAAAELTDGDGYVDTGDMVELRGGRYYFVGRRNGIINVGGLKVHPEEIEAVINGHPEVRMSRAKSRRSPITGGIVVAEVVLTADADPMRADMVRNQILAECRTRLAAHKVPAMIRFVAALDVTPAGKLARTDA from the coding sequence ATGTCCCCGCGTGAGGTCTTCGCGCTGCGCGATCATCTCGGGACCGCTCTGACCGAGCGGTCGATCTCCGATCCGCGTCACGTGGTGTCGCTCGCGCAGCTCGCGACTGACAGCTGCCTGGGCGGACGAAGCGGTGAGCTCGACGGACGTTCGGTGCTGCTCGCAACCTCCGGGCAATTGCTGGCCGGCCTTGCGCTGATCGAGATCGACGGCGTCGCCCGGCGCATGCTGCTGTGCCCGCCTGATCTGAAGCCTGAGCATCTCGCCAGCATCATCGCCGATGCCGGGATCGATGCCGTCGTCACCGACGAGCCCCAGCGCTTCGCAGAGTGCGGCGTGGATCTCGTCATCACGGTCGGCCTGCCGCAGCCCTCGACGGCGACCGGGCAGACCGTGCGCGCCACCGAATGGCTGATGCTGACCTCGGGGACGTCGGGCGTGCCGAAGATCGTCGGCCATACGCTGGACGGCCTGTGCGGCGCCATCGTCGGCGACAGTCCGGCTCCCGGCGAGGCGATCCCGGTGTGGGCCACCTTCTATGATATCCGCCGCTATGGCGGACTGCAGATTTTCCTCCGGGCGATCGTCGGCGGCGGCTCCATGGTGCTGTCCGATCCGGGCGAGGCGCTGGCCGACCACATCGCGCGCCTCGCGGCGCGCGGCGTGACCCACATCTCCGGAACGCCGTCGCATTGGCGCAAGCTGCTGATGAGCGGCTCGATCGAGGGCTTTAGGCCGCGCTATGTCCGGCTCTCCGGCGAGATCGCGGACCAGGCCGTGCTCGACGGATTGAAGCGGGCGTTTCCCGACGCTTCGATCGGTCATGCCTACGCCTCGACCGAGGCAGGCGTCGGTTTCGCCGTCAATGACGGGCTGGAAGGTTTCCCGGCGACCCTGCTCGGCGAAGGCCGTGGCGCCGTCGACATGAAGGTCGTCGACGGCTCCCTGCGCATCCGCTCCAAGCGCGCCGCCCATGCCTATGTCGGGCGCGCCGCGGCCGAGCTCACCGATGGCGACGGCTATGTCGACACCGGCGACATGGTGGAGCTGCGCGGCGGCCGCTACTACTTCGTTGGACGTCGCAACGGCATCATCAATGTCGGCGGGCTCAAGGTCCATCCCGAGGAGATCGAGGCCGTCATCAATGGTCATCCCGAGGTGCGGATGTCGCGCGCCAAGTCGCGCCGCAGCCCGATCACGGGCGGTATCGTCGTGGCCGAGGTGGTGCTGACGGCGGATGCTGATCCGATGCGGGCGGATATGGTGCGTAACCAGATCCTCGCCGAGTGCCGCACGCGGCTGGCCGCCCACAAGGTGCCGGCGATGATCCGGTTCGTGGCGGCGCTCGACGTCACCCCGGCCGGCAAGCTGGCGCGCACCGATGCGTAA
- a CDS encoding SDR family NAD(P)-dependent oxidoreductase codes for MRNVLVTGGSRGIGLSIARRLAGAGYDVIAVARRESAELRAAIAEFGASSGGIHFRACDLSVIDALPSFVKSVRDEFGPLYGLVNNAGVGTEGLLATMHNSEIEALVRLNVLAPMVLTKYVVRHMMAAGEGRIVNISSIIASTGYNGLSVYGATKAAANGFSRSLAREVGKVGITVNAIAPGFIATELTQSMDDEQQKRIAGRSALRRLPETDDVAAMVEYLLGDGGRNVTGTVLTVDAGNTA; via the coding sequence ATGCGTAACGTCCTCGTCACCGGCGGCAGCCGCGGCATCGGGCTGTCCATCGCGCGCAGGCTCGCGGGCGCAGGCTACGACGTGATTGCTGTCGCCCGTCGCGAGAGCGCGGAGTTGCGCGCAGCGATCGCCGAGTTCGGCGCCAGCAGCGGCGGCATCCATTTCCGCGCCTGCGACCTCAGCGTGATCGATGCACTCCCGAGCTTCGTGAAATCGGTGCGCGATGAGTTCGGTCCACTCTACGGGCTCGTCAACAATGCGGGCGTCGGGACCGAGGGCCTGTTGGCCACGATGCACAATTCCGAGATCGAGGCATTGGTGCGGCTCAACGTGCTGGCGCCGATGGTCCTGACCAAATACGTCGTCCGCCACATGATGGCGGCGGGCGAGGGCCGCATCGTCAACATCTCCTCGATCATCGCCAGCACCGGCTATAATGGACTGTCCGTCTACGGCGCCACCAAGGCTGCCGCGAACGGCTTCAGCCGCTCGCTGGCGCGCGAGGTCGGCAAGGTCGGCATCACCGTGAATGCGATCGCGCCCGGCTTCATCGCGACCGAGCTGACACAGAGCATGGACGACGAGCAGCAGAAGCGCATCGCCGGCCGCAGCGCCTTGCGCCGGCTGCCCGAGACGGACGACGTGGCGGCCATGGTCGAATACCTGCTCGGTGACGGCGGGCGCAACGTCACCGGCACGGTGCTGACGGTGGACGCCGGCAACACGGCGTGA
- a CDS encoding heavy metal translocating P-type ATPase yields the protein MFERILRWTLVAIAVAGLAAGGLAHAAGRADLAGVAFTASTVPVIVGLVASIVRDVLAGRIGVDAIALVSMSAAIILGEPLAGAVVALMYSGGNVLEDIAVARAEHDLRALVDRAPREAHRRRGDEIEDVPIAGVAVGDRLMVRAGEIVPVDGVVESAIAVVDESALTGEPIPVSKTRGMAILSGSLNAGETFELSVTATAGESTYAGIVKLVTAAQTAKAPFVRLADRYALIFLPVSLAIAAAAYLASGDVIRSLAVMVAATPCPLILAAPVAFIAGVAQAARNGILVKGGGKLEALARAHTVLFDKTGTLTVGGARLLSVEVAAGEDADTVLLLGASLEQASHHVVAHAIVQAGLGRGLKLKVPEAVRETMGSGLEGVIDGRRIVAGSRDLVLGNRTPAPWAARAIRRASWRSALIVFVAVEGQPIGALLLADELRADTPRAIRWLREAGIARMVMVTGDRAAAAQAIGAALDLDAVLADRVPSDKVDAVRSEQRLHPTIMVGDGINDAPALASADVGIALGARGASASSEAADVVILADRLDRVGEAIVIAQRARRIALESIIAGMALSFLAMGAAAFGLLQPVPAALVQEAIDVAVILNALRALLPAGRGKAGRITAEDGRGLRHDHQALLRGLDRLRSIVDALDEASPEQAISLIGQANAVVQDQVVAHERDDEGSVYPRLARLLQDSHGLSAMSRAHREILHLARLLGRLAEELPSEHVDRYMIRDAQRVIEAIETLVRMHTAQEDDIYEAVAARSAA from the coding sequence ATGTTCGAACGCATTCTGCGGTGGACCCTCGTTGCAATCGCGGTCGCCGGCCTCGCCGCCGGCGGTCTCGCGCATGCGGCAGGTCGCGCCGACCTCGCCGGCGTCGCCTTTACGGCCTCGACGGTGCCGGTCATCGTCGGGCTGGTCGCCTCGATCGTCAGGGATGTCCTGGCCGGGCGCATCGGCGTCGATGCGATCGCGCTGGTGTCGATGAGCGCGGCGATCATCCTTGGCGAGCCGCTGGCCGGCGCCGTCGTCGCGCTGATGTATTCCGGCGGCAACGTGCTCGAGGACATCGCCGTCGCGCGCGCCGAGCATGATCTGCGCGCGCTGGTCGATCGCGCGCCACGCGAGGCGCACCGCCGCCGCGGCGACGAGATCGAAGACGTTCCCATCGCCGGCGTGGCCGTCGGCGACCGCCTCATGGTCCGCGCCGGCGAGATCGTCCCGGTCGATGGTGTGGTCGAATCGGCCATCGCCGTCGTCGACGAGTCGGCGCTCACGGGCGAGCCGATCCCGGTCTCGAAAACACGTGGCATGGCGATCCTGTCCGGATCATTGAATGCCGGCGAGACTTTCGAACTCTCGGTCACGGCCACCGCCGGCGAGAGCACCTATGCGGGGATCGTCAAGCTGGTGACGGCGGCCCAGACGGCGAAGGCGCCGTTCGTGCGGCTCGCCGACCGCTATGCGCTGATCTTCCTGCCGGTGAGCCTCGCCATTGCGGCTGCGGCCTATCTCGCTTCGGGCGACGTCATCCGGAGCCTGGCGGTGATGGTCGCGGCGACGCCGTGTCCGTTGATCCTGGCCGCCCCTGTCGCGTTCATCGCCGGCGTGGCACAGGCGGCGCGCAACGGCATCCTGGTCAAAGGCGGCGGCAAGCTGGAAGCGCTCGCCCGCGCTCACACCGTGCTGTTCGACAAGACCGGTACGCTCACCGTGGGTGGGGCGCGCCTGCTGTCGGTCGAGGTCGCAGCAGGGGAGGACGCGGACACGGTGCTGCTGCTCGGCGCATCGCTGGAACAGGCCTCGCATCACGTGGTGGCGCATGCGATCGTCCAGGCCGGCCTTGGCCGCGGGCTGAAGCTGAAAGTGCCCGAAGCGGTGAGAGAGACCATGGGCTCCGGCCTCGAAGGCGTCATCGATGGCCGCCGCATCGTCGCCGGCTCGCGCGACCTCGTGCTGGGTAACCGTACGCCGGCGCCGTGGGCGGCCCGGGCGATCCGCCGCGCCTCCTGGCGCTCGGCGCTCATCGTGTTCGTCGCCGTCGAGGGGCAGCCCATCGGCGCATTGTTGTTGGCAGACGAGTTGCGCGCGGACACCCCGCGTGCCATCCGCTGGCTGCGCGAGGCCGGCATCGCGCGCATGGTGATGGTGACCGGCGACCGCGCCGCAGCCGCCCAGGCGATCGGTGCCGCCCTCGATCTCGATGCGGTGCTGGCCGACCGCGTGCCGTCCGACAAGGTCGACGCGGTCAGGAGCGAGCAGCGGCTGCATCCGACGATCATGGTGGGCGACGGCATCAACGACGCGCCGGCGCTGGCGTCCGCCGATGTCGGCATTGCGCTCGGTGCCCGCGGCGCCAGTGCCTCGTCGGAAGCGGCCGACGTCGTGATCCTCGCGGATCGGCTCGACCGCGTCGGCGAGGCGATCGTGATCGCGCAGCGCGCCCGCCGCATCGCTTTGGAGAGCATCATCGCCGGCATGGCGCTGTCGTTTCTCGCCATGGGCGCGGCCGCGTTCGGCCTGCTGCAGCCGGTGCCGGCGGCGCTGGTGCAGGAGGCCATCGACGTCGCCGTCATCCTCAATGCGCTGCGCGCGCTGCTGCCGGCCGGCCGCGGCAAGGCTGGCCGCATCACGGCCGAAGACGGTCGCGGGCTCCGGCATGATCATCAGGCGCTGCTGCGCGGCCTCGATCGCCTGCGTTCCATCGTCGATGCCCTCGACGAGGCCTCGCCTGAACAGGCCATCAGCCTGATCGGGCAAGCCAACGCGGTGGTCCAGGATCAGGTCGTCGCGCACGAGCGCGACGACGAGGGCTCGGTCTATCCGCGGCTCGCGCGGCTGCTGCAGGACAGCCACGGCCTCTCGGCCATGAGCCGGGCGCATCGGGAGATCCTGCATCTGGCGCGGCTGCTCGGCCGGCTCGCGGAGGAACTCCCGTCGGAGCACGTGGATCGCTACATGATCCGCGACGCCCAGCGGGTGATCGAGGCGATCGAGACGCTGGTGCGCATGCACACCGCGCAGGAGGACGACATCTATGAGGCGGTGGCGGCGCGGTCGGCCGCGTAA
- a CDS encoding MgtC/SapB family protein, which translates to MRFLHTFQLFDFLDTLVSLFAAFVLGTLIGAERQYRQRSAGLRTNVLVAVGAAAFVDIGNRLTGADGAVRIIAYVVSGIGFLGAGTIMKEGMNVRGLNTAATLWASAAVGACAGADLIAQSVALTLFVLAGNTLLRPLVNAIDRIPLNAAASEAHYEIVVTTDALHAAELREALDERLEAAKYPVRETEVVYRSEDIVEIIATLVPLVVDAADLERVTAELAKRTGVRHATWNVSALQ; encoded by the coding sequence ATGCGATTCCTCCACACCTTCCAGCTCTTTGATTTTCTCGACACGCTCGTCAGCCTGTTCGCGGCCTTCGTGCTCGGCACGCTGATCGGCGCCGAACGGCAGTATCGGCAGCGCAGCGCCGGCCTGCGCACCAACGTTCTGGTCGCGGTCGGAGCCGCCGCCTTCGTCGATATCGGCAATCGCCTGACCGGCGCGGACGGCGCGGTACGGATCATCGCCTATGTGGTGTCGGGCATCGGCTTTCTCGGCGCCGGCACGATCATGAAGGAGGGCATGAACGTCCGCGGGCTCAACACCGCCGCGACCTTGTGGGCGTCCGCCGCAGTCGGGGCCTGCGCCGGCGCCGACCTGATCGCCCAGTCGGTGGCCCTCACCCTGTTCGTGCTGGCCGGCAACACGCTGCTGCGACCATTGGTCAATGCCATCGATCGCATCCCGCTCAATGCCGCGGCCTCCGAGGCCCATTATGAAATCGTCGTGACCACGGACGCGCTGCATGCGGCCGAACTGCGCGAGGCGCTCGACGAGCGGCTGGAGGCCGCCAAATATCCGGTGCGGGAAACCGAGGTTGTCTATCGGTCCGAAGACATCGTCGAAATCATCGCGACCCTCGTGCCGCTTGTGGTGGATGCGGCAGATCTCGAACGTGTGACCGCGGAGTTGGCGAAGCGGACCGGCGTCCGTCATGCGACCTGGAACGTCAGCGCGCTGCAGTGA
- a CDS encoding RMD1 family protein → MNTEAPHIPQLAAHALQIADRINTAGFGGQVLSATPLAVRIGETGIAVVFRYGVVVFIGMSPAEETAFLDLLSARLFGPIAPHEEETAKVQVARESEEPIPVGGPILVRELSLERLLIVADALAKSVILGRSEREIANVFDTIEPFARELASLGRTSKSRVAMLKLLGAALLVQHRVSGRVAVGEKPDVLWDRPDLERLYARLEDEYELKEREEMLNRKLAVIAETATTLADIIDTKRSLRLEVIVVILIACEIVLGFYEIFARGRH, encoded by the coding sequence ATGAATACGGAAGCCCCGCATATCCCACAACTCGCCGCCCATGCGCTGCAGATCGCCGACCGCATCAATACCGCAGGCTTCGGCGGCCAGGTGCTGTCGGCAACGCCGCTCGCCGTTCGCATCGGCGAGACCGGGATCGCCGTGGTGTTTCGCTACGGCGTGGTGGTGTTCATCGGGATGTCGCCGGCCGAGGAGACCGCCTTTCTCGACCTGCTGAGCGCACGGCTGTTCGGCCCGATTGCGCCCCACGAGGAGGAAACCGCCAAGGTCCAGGTCGCGCGCGAGTCCGAGGAGCCGATCCCGGTCGGCGGTCCGATCCTGGTCCGGGAATTGTCGCTGGAGCGTTTGCTGATCGTCGCCGACGCACTCGCCAAGAGCGTCATCCTCGGCCGCAGCGAGCGCGAGATCGCCAATGTCTTCGATACGATCGAGCCGTTTGCGCGCGAACTGGCCTCGCTTGGGCGGACGTCGAAGAGCCGGGTCGCCATGCTCAAACTCCTTGGCGCAGCGCTCCTGGTGCAGCACCGCGTCTCCGGCCGTGTCGCCGTCGGCGAGAAGCCGGACGTGTTGTGGGACCGGCCGGATCTCGAACGGCTCTATGCGAGGCTCGAAGACGAGTATGAGCTGAAGGAGCGCGAGGAAATGCTCAACCGAAAGCTCGCCGTGATCGCTGAGACGGCGACGACGCTCGCCGATATCATCGACACCAAGCGCTCGCTGCGGCTGGAAGTCATCGTCGTGATCCTGATCGCCTGCGAGATCGTGCTCGGCTTCTACGAGATCTTCGCCCGCGGCCGGCATTGA
- a CDS encoding DUF3095 domain-containing protein, which produces MSKTGAADYYASIPVFRGFSRLMEPQLYKPVPDDWMIGTADIVESTKAIADKRYKAVNMAGAAVIAAVTNALEGREFPFVFGGDGASFAVGPDDETAAREALAATATWVREDLGLSMRVALVPLHAIRGQGLDVRVARYGPSANLSYAMFAGGGLGWAESAMKRGEFAVAPAPSGAQPDLSGLSCRFEEMPSARGLILSVLVLPASEADASAYRKVIEEIITLTERSPDAGRPVPAGGPALRWPPQGFSYEVRAARGGPRVARWARVLGRTLFVYAILRFGISIGGFVPELYKQQLVENSDFRKYDDALRMILDCTEELARELERRLSAAASRGIVRYGLHRQDAAMMTCFTPSAIRPDHVHFIDGARGGYASAATALKSAVA; this is translated from the coding sequence ATGTCGAAGACCGGCGCTGCGGACTACTACGCCTCGATCCCCGTGTTTCGCGGCTTTTCGCGGCTGATGGAGCCACAGCTGTACAAGCCCGTGCCCGACGATTGGATGATCGGCACTGCCGATATCGTCGAGTCCACGAAGGCGATCGCCGACAAGCGCTACAAGGCGGTCAACATGGCGGGGGCGGCAGTCATCGCGGCGGTCACGAATGCGCTGGAAGGGCGCGAATTCCCGTTCGTGTTCGGCGGCGACGGCGCGAGCTTCGCGGTCGGACCGGACGACGAGACGGCGGCGCGCGAGGCTTTGGCGGCCACCGCGACCTGGGTCAGGGAGGATCTCGGACTCTCGATGCGGGTCGCCCTGGTGCCGCTGCATGCCATTCGCGGGCAGGGGCTCGACGTGCGCGTGGCGCGTTATGGTCCGTCGGCCAACCTCTCCTACGCGATGTTCGCCGGCGGCGGCTTGGGCTGGGCTGAATCTGCGATGAAGCGTGGCGAGTTCGCGGTGGCCCCGGCTCCGTCCGGCGCACAGCCGGATCTGTCGGGATTGTCCTGCCGCTTCGAGGAGATGCCGTCGGCGCGCGGTCTCATCCTGTCGGTGCTGGTGCTGCCTGCCTCGGAGGCGGATGCTTCGGCCTATCGAAAAGTGATCGAGGAGATCATTACGCTGACGGAGCGCAGCCCCGATGCCGGACGGCCGGTGCCGGCCGGCGGCCCCGCGTTGCGGTGGCCGCCGCAGGGCTTCAGCTATGAGGTTCGCGCAGCGCGTGGCGGCCCGCGGGTTGCGCGCTGGGCCCGCGTGCTCGGACGCACGCTGTTCGTCTACGCCATACTGCGTTTCGGCATCAGCATCGGCGGCTTCGTGCCGGAGCTCTACAAGCAGCAGCTGGTCGAGAATTCCGACTTTCGAAAATATGACGATGCGTTGCGCATGATCCTCGACTGTACCGAGGAGCTCGCGCGGGAGCTGGAGCGGCGCCTGAGCGCGGCGGCCTCACGCGGCATCGTTCGCTATGGGCTACATCGGCAGGATGCGGCGATGATGACCTGCTTTACGCCGTCTGCGATCCGCCCCGACCACGTTCACTTCATCGATGGTGCACGGGGCGGATACGCGTCGGCTGCGACCGCGCTCAAGTCCGCGGTCGCCTGA
- a CDS encoding DUF2147 domain-containing protein produces the protein MIWKLRLAGLALAAFVITQPALAADDPTGTWLTQAADARIKVTKCGANLCGTVVWLKQPMDTDTGKPAVDNKNPNRALANRPIIGLQLFEGIRADGPNKWSGKIYNADDGQSYVSHISVSGPDTLKVDGCVGSLCGGETWTRSQ, from the coding sequence ATGATTTGGAAATTGCGCCTGGCTGGTCTTGCACTCGCAGCTTTCGTGATCACGCAGCCGGCTCTGGCCGCCGATGATCCAACCGGCACTTGGCTGACGCAGGCGGCCGACGCCAGGATCAAGGTAACGAAATGCGGCGCCAATCTGTGCGGCACGGTCGTATGGCTGAAGCAGCCGATGGATACCGACACCGGAAAGCCCGCCGTCGACAACAAGAATCCCAATCGCGCCCTTGCCAACCGCCCGATCATTGGCCTGCAGCTATTTGAAGGCATCCGCGCCGATGGGCCCAATAAATGGTCCGGCAAGATCTACAACGCCGACGATGGCCAGAGCTATGTCAGCCATATCTCGGTGTCCGGCCCGGACACGCTGAAGGTCGACGGCTGTGTCGGATCGCTGTGCGGCGGCGAGACCTGGACCCGCTCGCAGTGA